A genomic region of Fusarium falciforme chromosome 4, complete sequence contains the following coding sequences:
- a CDS encoding Rhomboid protein 2, with translation MRPRLQNFNTLRARSYVSRLPLFTRLIVLVIVAAWIASVQSVWDLREWGALIPDQISITSAYRLSTFPLIHLNFIHMILNVLALTPLMERFEGEHGTLTTVALFFGPLTSIPAVLYVIIERCVFRANNSILGASLWVFVLLAMESIRTYKANPHFVIGTVHIPTWTTPLIMCLVVAALVPRTSLLGHLCGVGIGYVAGFGYVKFLAPPEWALRWIEKRLNLLKILPHYVSIDKTTYGRFGVLPTTNRPGPSGSAATELVGTTQRLGP, from the exons ATGCGGCCTCGACTTCAAAACTTTAACACGTTGCGAGCGCGATCCTACGTGTCAAGACTGCCGCTTTTCACCCGGCTTATTGTTCTTGTCATTGTCGCAGCTTGGATTGCCTCGGTGCAATCAGTATGGGACTTGCGAGAATGGGGCGCCCTCATCCCTGACCAGATCAGCATCACTTCAG CATATCGACTTTCGACGTTTCCCTTAATACACCTCAATTTCATCCATATGATCCTTAATGTCTTGGCCCTGACGCCTTTGATGGAGCGATTCGAGGGCGAACATGGAACTTTGACCACGGTCGCATTGTTCTTTGGCC CTTTGACTTCGATCCCCGCCGTCCTCTATGTGATCATCGAGCGATGTGTTTTCCGAGCGAATAATTCGATACTGGGAGCGAG CTTGTGGGTGTTTGTCTTGCTTGCCATGGAGTCCATTCGAACCTACAAGGCCAACCCTCACTTCGTAATTGGCACAGTTCACATCCCCACGTGGACAACCCCCCTGATTATGTGTTTGGTGGTGGCGGCATTGGTACCCAGGACAAGTCTTCTTGGCCATTTGTGCGGCGTGGGTATCGGATACGTCG CTGGCTTCGGCTACGTCAAGTTCCTTGCTCCCCCGGAGTGGGCGCTCCGATGGATCGAGAAGCGACTTAACCTCCTCAAGATTCTGCCTCACTACGTCAGCATCGATAAGACGACATACGGCCGGTTTGGCGTGCTCCCCACGACCAACCGCCCCGGCCCCAGTGGGAGTGCTGCAACGGAGCTTGTGGGCACGACTCAGCGTCTCGGACCTTGA